One Mycobacterium marseillense DNA window includes the following coding sequences:
- a CDS encoding LLM class F420-dependent oxidoreductase gives MTEGVSLKPDLGPFGVWLATRSITPELAAGIESLGYGAAWIGGSPDADLSWVDPALARTTSLHLATGIVNIWSAPAPAVAESFHRIETGHPGRFLLGVGVGHPEHTQEYVKPYDALVSYLDQLDEARVPTSRRVVAALGPRVLRLAAQRSAGAHPYLTTPEHTAKARELLGGAVYLAPEHKVVLSTSDKEGAEQAREIGRQTVEHYLGLSNYVNNWLRLGFTEADVRTPGSDRLIDAVVAHGTPEAIAGRLREHLDAGADHVAIQVLGGYSEETLLPALTELAGALGLTATN, from the coding sequence ATGACCGAGGGAGTTTCGCTCAAGCCCGACCTGGGCCCGTTCGGCGTGTGGCTGGCGACGCGATCCATCACCCCCGAGTTGGCCGCGGGGATCGAATCGCTGGGCTACGGCGCCGCCTGGATCGGCGGTTCGCCGGATGCGGATCTGTCCTGGGTCGATCCGGCCCTGGCGCGGACGACGTCGCTGCACCTGGCCACCGGGATCGTCAACATCTGGTCGGCGCCCGCACCCGCGGTCGCCGAGTCCTTCCACCGCATCGAAACCGGCCACCCGGGAAGGTTTTTGCTGGGCGTCGGGGTCGGCCACCCCGAGCACACCCAGGAGTACGTCAAGCCGTACGACGCCCTGGTCTCCTACCTCGACCAGCTCGACGAGGCCCGGGTGCCGACCAGCCGCCGGGTGGTCGCGGCGCTCGGGCCGCGGGTGCTGCGGCTCGCCGCGCAACGCAGCGCCGGCGCGCATCCGTACCTGACCACCCCGGAACACACCGCCAAGGCGCGCGAATTGCTCGGCGGGGCAGTGTATTTGGCGCCCGAGCACAAGGTGGTGCTGAGCACCTCGGACAAGGAGGGAGCCGAGCAGGCCCGCGAGATCGGCCGCCAGACCGTCGAGCATTACCTGGGCCTGAGCAACTACGTGAACAATTGGCTGCGGCTGGGGTTCACCGAAGCCGACGTGCGCACGCCCGGCAGCGACCGGCTGATCGACGCGGTGGTCGCCCACGGCACCCCGGAGGCGATCGCGGGACGGCTGCGCGAGCATCTGGACGCCGGAGCCGACCACGTGGCCATCCAGGTGCTCGGCGGCTATTCCGAAGAAACGCTGCTACCTGCGCTAACCGAATTGGCCGGTGCTCTGGGGCTAACTGCGACAAACTGA
- the rpmJ gene encoding 50S ribosomal protein L36 — MKVNPSVKPICDKCRVIRRHGRVMVICSDPRHKQRQG; from the coding sequence GTGAAGGTGAACCCGAGCGTCAAGCCAATCTGTGACAAGTGCAGGGTGATCCGTCGGCATGGGCGGGTCATGGTGATCTGCTCCGATCCGCGCCACAAGCAGCGCCAGGGCTGA
- the rpsM gene encoding 30S ribosomal protein S13, whose product MARLVGVDLPRDKRMEIALTYIFGVGRTRSNEILDATGIDRNLRTRDLTDDQLTHLRDYIEANLKVEGDLRREVQADIRRKIEIGCYQGLRHRRGLPVRGQRTKTNARTRKGPKRTIAGKKKAR is encoded by the coding sequence ATGGCACGACTAGTAGGCGTCGATCTGCCGCGTGACAAGCGGATGGAGATCGCGCTGACTTACATTTTCGGCGTCGGCCGGACCCGTTCGAACGAGATTCTCGACGCGACGGGGATCGACAGGAACCTGCGGACCAGGGACCTCACCGACGACCAGCTGACCCACTTGCGTGACTACATCGAAGCCAACCTGAAGGTGGAGGGTGACCTGCGCCGCGAGGTCCAGGCCGACATCCGACGCAAGATCGAGATCGGCTGCTACCAGGGCCTGCGGCACCGCCGTGGCCTGCCGGTGCGCGGCCAGCGGACCAAGACCAACGCGCGCACCCGCAAGGGCCCCAAGCGCACCATCGCCGGCAAGAAGAAGGCCAGGTAA
- a CDS encoding LLM class F420-dependent oxidoreductase produces MTDAASKPDLGRFGSFGRGVTPQQAKDIEALGYGAVWVGGSPPAELAWVEPLLEATTTLQVGTGIVNIWTAAAKPVAESFHRIEAAYPGRFLLGIGVGHPEAHTEYRKPYDALADYLKQLDDYGVPADRRVVAALGPRVLKLSAERSAGAHPYLTTPEHTAQAREIIGPSAFLAPEHKAILTTDPEKARAVGRKALDVYFNLANYRNNWKRLGFGEDEVTRPGSDRLVDAVVAYGTADQIAARLKEHLDAGADHVPVQVLTKDENLVSALAELAGPLGLNPS; encoded by the coding sequence ATGACCGATGCAGCAAGCAAGCCCGATCTCGGCCGGTTCGGATCGTTCGGACGCGGTGTCACACCCCAGCAGGCCAAGGACATCGAGGCGCTGGGCTACGGCGCGGTCTGGGTCGGCGGGTCGCCGCCCGCCGAGCTGGCCTGGGTCGAACCCCTCCTGGAAGCGACGACGACGCTGCAGGTGGGCACCGGCATCGTCAACATCTGGACCGCGGCCGCCAAGCCGGTCGCCGAATCCTTCCACCGCATCGAGGCGGCCTATCCGGGCCGCTTCCTGCTCGGCATCGGCGTCGGCCATCCCGAGGCGCACACCGAGTACCGCAAGCCCTACGACGCCCTGGCGGACTACCTCAAGCAGCTCGACGACTACGGTGTGCCCGCCGACCGCCGGGTCGTCGCCGCGCTCGGGCCGCGCGTGCTCAAGCTGTCCGCGGAACGCTCCGCCGGGGCGCACCCCTACCTGACCACGCCGGAACACACCGCACAGGCCCGCGAGATCATCGGCCCGTCGGCTTTCCTCGCCCCCGAGCACAAGGCGATTCTGACCACCGACCCCGAGAAGGCCCGGGCGGTCGGCCGCAAGGCGCTCGACGTCTATTTCAACCTCGCCAACTACCGAAACAACTGGAAGCGGCTGGGTTTCGGCGAGGACGAGGTCACCCGGCCGGGCAGCGACCGGTTGGTGGACGCGGTCGTGGCCTATGGCACCGCGGACCAGATCGCGGCGCGGCTCAAAGAGCACCTCGACGCCGGCGCCGACCATGTCCCAGTGCAGGTCCTGACGAAGGATGAAAACCTGGTCTCGGCGCTGGCCGAACTGGCGGGGCCACTGGGACTGAATCCGTCCTGA
- the rpsK gene encoding 30S ribosomal protein S11, producing the protein MPPAKKAASAPKKGQKTRRREKKNVPHGAAHIKSTFNNTIVTITDPQGNVIAWASSGHVGFKGSRKSTPFAAQLAAENAARKAQEHGVKKVDVFVKGPGSGRETAIRSLQAAGLEVGAISDVTPQPHNGVRPPKRRRV; encoded by the coding sequence ATGCCACCAGCCAAGAAGGCAGCGTCCGCCCCCAAGAAGGGGCAGAAGACCCGTCGCCGGGAAAAGAAGAACGTCCCGCACGGCGCCGCCCACATCAAGAGCACGTTCAACAACACGATCGTGACGATCACCGACCCGCAGGGCAACGTCATCGCCTGGGCGTCGTCGGGTCACGTCGGGTTCAAGGGCTCGCGGAAGTCGACGCCGTTCGCCGCGCAGCTGGCCGCCGAGAACGCGGCCCGCAAGGCGCAGGAGCACGGCGTCAAGAAGGTCGACGTGTTCGTCAAGGGCCCGGGCTCGGGCCGGGAGACGGCGATCCGGTCGCTGCAGGCCGCCGGACTGGAGGTCGGCGCGATCTCCGACGTCACCCCCCAGCCGCATAACGGCGTGCGCCCCCCGAAGCGACGCAGGGTCTAG
- the rfbC gene encoding dTDP-4-dehydrorhamnose 3,5-epimerase translates to MKVRELKVPGAWEITPAVHGDSRGHFFEWMTDKGFSSFAGHRLDVRQANCSVSSAGVLRGLHFAQVPPSQAKYVTCVRGAVFDVVVDIRVGSPTFGQWDSVLLDDTEHRTIYLSEGLGHGFLALQDNSTVMYLCSAEYSPQREHTICATDPALGIDWPLVDGAPPTLSDRDAAAPSFDEMRASGLLPTWEETSAFVEGLRAKPTN, encoded by the coding sequence GTGAAGGTTCGCGAACTGAAGGTTCCCGGTGCCTGGGAGATCACCCCCGCCGTTCATGGCGATTCGCGCGGCCATTTCTTCGAGTGGATGACCGACAAGGGATTCAGCTCCTTCGCCGGTCACCGATTGGACGTCCGGCAGGCCAATTGCTCGGTGTCTTCGGCGGGCGTACTGCGCGGACTGCATTTCGCCCAGGTGCCGCCGAGCCAGGCCAAGTACGTGACGTGCGTGCGCGGCGCAGTGTTCGACGTCGTCGTCGACATCCGGGTCGGCTCACCGACATTCGGGCAGTGGGACTCGGTGCTGCTCGATGACACCGAGCACAGGACGATCTACCTCTCCGAGGGACTCGGACACGGATTCCTGGCGCTGCAAGACAATTCGACGGTGATGTACTTGTGCTCGGCGGAATACAGCCCGCAACGCGAACACACCATTTGCGCAACCGATCCCGCGCTGGGGATCGACTGGCCGCTGGTGGACGGCGCACCGCCCACCCTGTCCGATCGCGACGCCGCGGCCCCGAGCTTTGACGAAATGCGCGCCTCCGGCCTGCTCCCCACGTGGGAGGAGACCAGCGCGTTCGTCGAGGGTTTGCGGGCAAAGCCCACGAATTGA
- the infA gene encoding translation initiation factor IF-1: MAKKDGAIEVEGRVVEPLPNAMFRIELENGHKVLAHISGKMRQHYIRILPEDRVVVELSPYDLSRGRIVYRYK; the protein is encoded by the coding sequence ATGGCCAAGAAGGACGGCGCCATCGAGGTCGAAGGCCGCGTGGTCGAGCCGCTGCCCAATGCGATGTTCCGCATTGAGCTCGAGAACGGTCACAAGGTGCTTGCCCACATCAGCGGCAAGATGCGGCAGCACTACATCCGCATCCTGCCCGAGGACCGGGTGGTGGTGGAGTTGTCTCCCTACGACCTGTCCCGGGGCCGCATCGTGTACCGGTACAAGTAA
- a CDS encoding DNA-directed RNA polymerase subunit alpha, whose protein sequence is MLISQRPTLSEEVLTDNRSQFVIEPLEPGFGYTLGNSLRRTLLSSIPGAAVTSIRIDGVLHEFTTVPGVKEDVTAIILNLKSLVVSSEEDEPVTMYLRKQGPGEVTAGDIVPPAGVTVHNPDLHIATLNDKGKLEVELVVERGRGYVPAVQNRASGAEIGRIPVDSIYSPVLKVTYKVDATRVEQRTDFDKLILDVETKSSINPRDALASAGKTLVELFGLARELNVEAEGIEIGPSPAEADHIASFALPIDDLDLTVRSYNCLKREGVHTVGELVSRTESDLLDIRNFGQKSIDEVKVKLHQLGLSLKDSPASFDPSQVAGYDVATGTWSTEAAYDDQDYAETEQL, encoded by the coding sequence ATGCTGATCTCTCAGCGACCCACCCTGTCGGAAGAAGTCCTCACCGATAACCGCTCCCAGTTCGTCATCGAGCCGCTGGAGCCGGGATTCGGTTACACCCTGGGCAATTCGTTGCGCCGGACGCTGCTGTCCTCGATTCCGGGCGCGGCCGTCACCAGCATCCGCATCGACGGTGTGCTGCACGAGTTCACCACCGTGCCCGGCGTGAAAGAAGACGTCACCGCGATCATCTTGAACCTCAAGAGCCTGGTCGTGTCCTCCGAGGAGGACGAGCCGGTCACGATGTACCTGCGCAAGCAGGGCCCGGGCGAGGTCACCGCGGGTGACATCGTTCCCCCCGCCGGCGTCACGGTGCACAACCCCGACCTGCACATCGCGACGCTGAACGACAAGGGCAAGCTCGAGGTCGAGCTGGTCGTCGAGCGTGGCCGTGGCTACGTGCCGGCCGTGCAGAACCGGGCATCTGGCGCCGAGATCGGCCGCATCCCAGTCGATTCCATCTACTCGCCGGTGCTCAAGGTCACCTACAAGGTGGACGCCACCCGTGTCGAGCAGCGCACCGACTTCGACAAGCTGATCCTCGACGTCGAGACCAAGAGCTCGATCAACCCCCGCGACGCGCTGGCGTCGGCGGGTAAGACGCTGGTCGAATTGTTCGGTCTGGCACGCGAACTCAACGTCGAGGCCGAGGGCATCGAGATCGGGCCGTCGCCGGCGGAGGCCGACCACATCGCGTCGTTCGCGCTGCCGATCGACGACCTGGACCTGACGGTGCGGTCCTACAACTGCCTCAAGCGCGAGGGTGTGCACACCGTCGGCGAGCTGGTGTCGCGCACCGAGTCCGACCTGCTGGACATCCGCAACTTCGGTCAGAAGTCCATCGACGAGGTGAAGGTCAAGCTGCACCAGCTGGGTCTGTCGCTCAAGGACAGCCCGGCGAGCTTCGATCCCTCGCAGGTCGCGGGCTACGACGTCGCCACCGGCACCTGGTCCACCGAGGCCGCCTACGACGACCAGGATTACGCGGAAACCGAACAGCTGTAA
- a CDS encoding ATP-binding protein — protein sequence MTGAESVKVPCEPDELRSLFLFEALSDEQLAVLCANGHIEHYEPGPICVEGEPATCFYVLIEGELMMSKLSGGQDIETNRTSQRGVYCGAWRAFTGGKQKSYDASVHVTRPSRFFVMDAPVFARFMKDQFPMAVHLLDGIAVGTDRTRRIIDNREKLLALGRLSAGLTHQLNNPAAAISRAASDLRERVANMRHKLAMLADGTISPEALSALVRLQERVAEQVAKSGSTHLSALETADREDAVGDWLDDHGIEGGWDIAPTFVEGGIDTDWLERISTVTDELAATSLEMAIRWINYTIESELLMNQILEASKRISALVADAKQYSQLDRAPFQVTNVHELLRSTLVMFADRLTKDGAKNSRAVTVVKDFDQSLPEIPCYPGDLNQVWTNIIDNAIAAMRDTGGTLTLRTCREGESMARVEICDTGPGIPEDVREHIFEPFFTTKPFGEGTGLGLDLAFNIVVKKHRGDLRVESVPGDTRFIVLLPLQPPAAAVAPDLDDAEENVTIPE from the coding sequence ATGACCGGCGCCGAATCCGTCAAAGTCCCCTGCGAGCCCGACGAGCTGCGCAGCCTGTTCCTGTTCGAGGCGCTCTCCGACGAGCAGCTCGCGGTGCTGTGCGCTAACGGCCACATCGAACACTACGAACCGGGCCCGATCTGCGTCGAAGGCGAGCCCGCGACGTGCTTCTACGTGCTGATCGAGGGCGAGCTGATGATGTCCAAGCTCTCCGGCGGCCAGGACATCGAAACCAACCGCACCTCGCAGCGCGGCGTGTATTGCGGGGCCTGGCGGGCGTTCACCGGCGGAAAGCAGAAGAGCTACGACGCCTCGGTGCACGTCACCCGGCCGTCGCGGTTCTTCGTGATGGACGCGCCCGTGTTCGCCCGATTCATGAAGGACCAGTTCCCGATGGCCGTCCACCTGCTCGACGGCATCGCCGTCGGCACCGACCGGACCCGGCGGATCATCGACAACCGGGAGAAGCTGCTGGCGCTGGGCCGGCTGTCGGCCGGGCTCACCCATCAGCTCAACAACCCGGCCGCCGCGATCTCGCGGGCCGCGTCGGATCTGCGCGAACGGGTGGCCAACATGCGGCACAAGCTGGCGATGCTCGCTGACGGCACCATCTCCCCCGAGGCGCTCAGCGCGTTGGTGCGGTTGCAGGAGCGGGTCGCCGAGCAGGTCGCCAAGTCCGGGTCGACGCACCTGAGCGCGCTCGAGACCGCCGACCGCGAGGACGCCGTCGGCGACTGGCTGGACGACCACGGCATCGAGGGCGGGTGGGACATCGCGCCGACGTTCGTGGAGGGCGGCATCGACACCGATTGGCTGGAGCGGATTTCCACGGTGACCGATGAGCTCGCCGCGACATCGCTGGAAATGGCGATCCGCTGGATCAACTACACCATCGAGAGCGAATTGCTGATGAACCAGATTCTGGAAGCCAGCAAGCGGATTTCGGCGCTGGTCGCCGACGCCAAACAGTATTCGCAGTTGGATCGCGCGCCGTTCCAGGTGACCAATGTGCACGAGTTGCTGCGCAGCACGCTGGTGATGTTCGCCGATCGGTTGACCAAGGACGGCGCCAAGAACTCTCGCGCCGTCACCGTGGTAAAGGATTTCGACCAGTCGCTTCCCGAAATCCCTTGCTATCCAGGTGATCTCAACCAAGTCTGGACCAACATCATCGACAACGCGATCGCCGCGATGCGGGACACCGGCGGCACGCTGACCCTGCGCACCTGCCGGGAGGGCGAGAGCATGGCCCGCGTCGAGATCTGCGACACCGGGCCGGGAATACCCGAGGACGTGCGCGAGCACATCTTCGAGCCGTTCTTCACCACCAAACCCTTCGGCGAGGGCACCGGCCTGGGCCTGGATCTGGCGTTCAACATCGTCGTGAAGAAGCATCGCGGGGACCTGCGGGTCGAATCGGTGCCCGGCGACACCCGATTCATCGTGCTGCTGCCGCTACAACCGCCCGCCGCCGCTGTCGCCCCCGACCTCGACGACGCCGAGGAAAACGTCACGATCCCGGAATAG
- the rfbB gene encoding dTDP-glucose 4,6-dehydratase: MRLLVTGGAGFIGANFVHSTVREHPEDSVTVLDALTYAGRRESLAGVEDAIELVVGDITDAELVSRLVAESDAVVHFAAESHVDNALEGPAPFLHTNVVGTFTILEAVRRYGVRLHHISTDEVYGDLELDDPQRFTEATPYNPSSPYSATKAAADMLVRAWVRSYGVRATISNCSNNYGPYQHVEKFIPRQITNVLTGRRPKLYGAGANVRDWIHVDDHNSAVRRILESGEIGRTYLISSEGERDNLTVLRTLLQMMGREPDDFDHVTDRAGHDLRYAIDPSTLYDELCWAPKHTDFEEGLRETIDWYRANEAWWRPLKDASEARYEERGQ; this comes from the coding sequence ATGCGGTTACTGGTCACCGGCGGCGCGGGTTTCATCGGCGCCAATTTCGTGCACAGCACCGTTCGCGAGCACCCCGAGGACTCCGTGACGGTGCTCGACGCCCTGACTTACGCGGGCCGGCGCGAGTCGCTGGCCGGCGTCGAGGACGCCATCGAGCTGGTGGTCGGCGACATCACCGATGCAGAGCTGGTGTCGCGGCTGGTCGCCGAATCCGACGCCGTGGTGCATTTCGCCGCGGAGAGCCACGTCGACAATGCACTGGAGGGCCCCGCGCCGTTCCTGCACACCAACGTGGTCGGCACCTTCACCATCCTCGAAGCGGTGCGGCGTTACGGTGTGCGGCTGCACCACATCTCGACCGACGAGGTCTATGGCGACCTGGAGCTCGACGACCCCCAGCGGTTCACTGAGGCGACGCCGTACAACCCGTCCAGCCCCTATTCGGCGACCAAGGCCGCCGCCGACATGCTGGTGCGCGCCTGGGTGCGGTCGTACGGGGTACGCGCGACGATCTCGAACTGCTCCAATAACTACGGGCCGTATCAGCACGTCGAGAAGTTCATCCCGCGCCAGATCACCAACGTGCTCACCGGGCGGCGACCCAAGCTGTACGGCGCCGGCGCCAACGTCCGCGACTGGATCCACGTCGACGACCACAACAGCGCGGTGCGGCGCATCCTGGAATCCGGCGAGATCGGGCGCACGTATTTGATCAGCTCCGAGGGCGAGCGCGACAACCTGACCGTGTTGCGGACGCTGCTGCAGATGATGGGTCGCGAGCCCGACGACTTCGACCACGTCACCGATCGCGCCGGCCACGACCTGCGCTACGCCATCGACCCGTCGACGCTGTACGACGAATTGTGTTGGGCGCCAAAGCATACCGACTTCGAGGAGGGGCTGCGTGAGACCATCGACTGGTATCGCGCGAACGAAGCGTGGTGGCGCCCGTTGAAAGATGCCTCGGAAGCACGCTACGAAGAACGTGGGCAGTGA
- a CDS encoding acyltransferase family protein, whose translation MKLGQVFDPRSNALNAWRLALAGEVIFWHTYPVRGHLPSLRAVLQLLLCVGVDGFFAISGFLITASWISNPRLRAYLAARALRILPGFYVCMIVTAFVFAPLSVAIQGGSAARLLFSFAPFEYVLKNIAVMWLKPDVGGTPHDIPNAGIWNASLWSLFWEVMCYLVVAIIGVAGLANRRWVSPTILVAAAIGASMMPPVTFPEVFNRPTGNVGIVIVFLACRAAIMFAAGALLYQWRDVIPARWSLVAVSVVIVLLAGQLPDYRVVAAVPLAYAVVVSGSLLHSKRLRLRTDLSYGMYIYAYPTQQLLAVLGLLSLNPFVFCLTVAAATVPLAAASWFLVEKPARSLKARIKRKSAGAREAAMVLPPEVPGAA comes from the coding sequence ATGAAACTTGGGCAGGTGTTCGATCCGCGAAGCAATGCGCTCAACGCATGGCGGTTAGCGCTCGCGGGCGAGGTCATCTTCTGGCACACCTACCCGGTCCGGGGCCATTTACCTTCGCTGCGCGCCGTTTTGCAGCTGCTGCTCTGCGTCGGCGTCGACGGGTTCTTCGCGATCTCGGGCTTCCTCATCACCGCGAGTTGGATCAGCAATCCCCGGCTGCGTGCATATCTCGCCGCTCGCGCTCTTCGCATCCTGCCCGGCTTCTACGTCTGCATGATCGTGACCGCGTTCGTCTTCGCCCCCCTCAGTGTGGCGATTCAGGGCGGTTCGGCAGCCAGACTGCTGTTCTCGTTCGCCCCGTTCGAGTACGTCCTGAAAAACATCGCGGTGATGTGGCTCAAGCCCGACGTCGGCGGCACGCCGCACGACATTCCCAATGCGGGCATCTGGAACGCTTCGCTGTGGTCGCTGTTCTGGGAAGTGATGTGCTACCTGGTCGTCGCCATCATCGGCGTTGCCGGACTTGCCAACCGCCGGTGGGTTTCCCCGACGATTTTGGTGGCCGCGGCGATCGGGGCGTCGATGATGCCACCCGTCACCTTCCCCGAGGTGTTCAACCGGCCGACCGGCAACGTGGGCATCGTCATCGTCTTCCTGGCTTGCCGCGCCGCGATCATGTTTGCGGCGGGAGCGCTGCTGTATCAATGGCGCGATGTCATTCCCGCTCGGTGGTCACTGGTCGCGGTGAGCGTGGTGATCGTGCTGCTGGCGGGCCAGCTGCCCGACTACCGCGTGGTCGCGGCCGTCCCCCTCGCCTATGCCGTCGTCGTCTCCGGATCCCTGCTGCACAGCAAGCGCTTGAGATTACGCACGGACCTGTCCTATGGCATGTACATCTACGCGTACCCGACTCAGCAGCTTTTGGCCGTCCTCGGCCTGCTCAGCCTCAACCCGTTCGTGTTCTGCCTCACCGTGGCGGCGGCGACGGTGCCCCTGGCCGCGGCGAGCTGGTTCCTCGTCGAAAAGCCCGCGAGGTCGTTGAAGGCGCGCATCAAACGGAAATCGGCGGGCGCCCGCGAAGCGGCGATGGTGCTGCCTCCGGAGGTCCCCGGCGCCGCATAG
- the rpsD gene encoding 30S ribosomal protein S4, translating to MARYTGPITRKSRRLRTDLVGGDQAFEKRPYPPGQHGRARIKESEYLLQLQEKQKARFTYGVMEKQFRRYYEEAVRQSGKTGEELLRILESRLDNVVYRAGLARTRRMARQLVSHGHFSVNGVHVNVPSYRVSQYDIIDVRDSSLNTVPFQIARETAGDRPIPSWLQVVGERQRILVHQLPERAQIDVPLTEQLIVEFYSK from the coding sequence ATGGCTCGTTACACCGGACCCATCACCCGCAAGTCGCGCCGGCTGCGCACCGACCTCGTCGGGGGCGACCAGGCCTTCGAGAAGCGCCCCTACCCGCCCGGCCAGCACGGCCGCGCGCGGATCAAGGAAAGCGAATACCTGCTGCAGCTGCAGGAGAAGCAGAAGGCCCGCTTCACCTACGGCGTGATGGAGAAGCAGTTCCGTCGCTACTACGAAGAGGCCGTGCGGCAATCCGGCAAGACCGGTGAAGAGCTGCTGCGGATCCTGGAAAGCCGGCTCGACAATGTCGTGTACCGCGCCGGGCTGGCTCGGACCCGCCGGATGGCGCGTCAGCTGGTCAGCCACGGACACTTCAGCGTCAACGGCGTGCACGTGAACGTTCCCAGCTACCGGGTGTCCCAGTACGACATCATCGACGTGCGGGACTCCTCGCTGAACACCGTGCCGTTCCAGATCGCGCGGGAGACGGCGGGCGACCGGCCGATCCCGAGCTGGCTGCAGGTCGTGGGGGAGCGGCAGCGCATCCTCGTCCACCAGCTGCCCGAGCGGGCGCAGATCGACGTCCCACTCACCGAGCAGCTCATCGTCGAGTTCTACTCGAAGTAA
- a CDS encoding FAD-dependent oxidoreductase: MTNPSSERKPVMLTVDDDPSVSRAVARDLRRHYGEDHRIVRAESGPDALGTLKELKLRGETVALLIADYRMPQMSGIEFLEQAMDLYPAARRVLLTAYADTHAAIDAINVVDLDHYLLKPWDPPEEKFYPVIDGLLDAWRAAPEHPVPHTKVIGHRWSARSWQVRDFLARNGLYYTWFMADEPAGERLLNAAGEDGLRLPVVVTQRGDTLVEPTDAQLAQTLGLTTTPSQEFYDLIVVGGGPAGLAAAVYGASEGLRTVLIEHTATGGQAGQSSRIENYLGFPDGVSGGQLADRARRQAEKFGAELITARKAIALEVNGSKRTVRFADGGSIDAHAVILATGVAYRQLDAEGCAELTGCGIYYGAAVSIAAECEDEEVYVIGGANSAGQAAMYLSRTAKSVNIVVRAPSLEASMSYYLIQQIEANPKINVLTCTEVQRATGDGHLEQLSLVNNRTGETEDVTCGRMFIFIGAAPRTDWLDGVLARDDHGFILTGPDLRNVCGWTLDRPPHHLETSVPGVFATGDVRSTSAKRVAAAVGEGSMAVMLVHRYLAES, from the coding sequence ATGACCAACCCCTCAAGCGAGCGCAAGCCCGTCATGCTCACCGTCGACGACGATCCTTCGGTTTCCCGGGCCGTCGCACGCGACCTGCGTCGCCACTACGGCGAGGACCACCGGATCGTGCGCGCGGAGTCGGGGCCCGACGCGCTGGGCACCCTCAAGGAGCTCAAACTGCGCGGCGAGACGGTCGCGCTGCTCATCGCCGACTACCGGATGCCGCAGATGAGCGGCATCGAGTTCCTCGAGCAGGCGATGGACCTCTACCCGGCGGCGCGCCGCGTGCTGCTGACCGCCTACGCCGACACCCACGCCGCCATCGACGCCATCAACGTCGTCGACCTGGATCACTACCTGCTCAAGCCGTGGGATCCGCCGGAGGAGAAGTTCTACCCGGTCATCGACGGGCTGCTGGACGCGTGGCGGGCCGCGCCCGAGCACCCCGTCCCGCACACCAAGGTGATCGGCCACCGCTGGTCGGCACGGTCCTGGCAGGTCCGCGACTTCCTGGCCCGCAACGGCCTCTACTACACCTGGTTCATGGCCGACGAGCCCGCCGGCGAACGCCTGCTCAACGCCGCCGGCGAGGACGGCCTGCGGCTGCCGGTGGTGGTCACCCAGCGCGGCGACACCCTCGTGGAACCGACCGATGCGCAGCTGGCCCAGACCCTGGGCCTGACCACCACGCCGTCGCAGGAGTTCTACGACCTGATCGTGGTCGGCGGCGGGCCCGCGGGGCTGGCCGCCGCCGTGTACGGCGCCTCCGAGGGGCTGCGCACCGTGCTCATCGAGCACACCGCGACGGGCGGTCAGGCCGGGCAGAGCTCGCGCATCGAGAATTACCTGGGTTTCCCGGACGGGGTGTCGGGCGGCCAGCTGGCCGACCGCGCCCGCCGCCAGGCCGAGAAGTTCGGCGCCGAACTGATCACCGCCCGCAAGGCGATCGCCCTGGAGGTCAACGGGTCCAAGCGGACCGTGCGCTTCGCCGACGGCGGCTCGATCGACGCGCACGCGGTCATCCTGGCCACCGGCGTCGCCTACCGGCAGCTGGACGCCGAGGGATGCGCCGAGCTGACCGGCTGCGGCATCTATTACGGGGCGGCGGTCTCCATCGCCGCGGAGTGCGAAGACGAAGAGGTCTACGTGATCGGCGGGGCGAACTCGGCCGGCCAGGCCGCCATGTACCTGTCGCGCACGGCCAAATCGGTCAACATCGTGGTGCGGGCCCCGTCGCTGGAGGCGTCGATGTCCTACTACCTGATCCAGCAGATCGAGGCCAACCCCAAGATCAACGTGCTGACCTGCACCGAGGTGCAGCGGGCCACCGGCGACGGCCACCTGGAACAGCTGAGCCTGGTCAACAACCGGACCGGCGAGACCGAGGACGTCACCTGCGGCCGGATGTTCATCTTCATCGGGGCCGCCCCGCGCACCGACTGGCTGGACGGGGTGCTGGCCCGTGACGACCACGGCTTCATCCTGACCGGCCCGGACCTGCGCAACGTGTGCGGCTGGACGCTGGACCGGCCGCCGCATCACCTGGAAACCAGCGTGCCCGGGGTGTTCGCGACGGGCGACGTCCGCTCGACGTCGGCCAAGCGGGTCGCGGCCGCCGTCGGCGAAGGGTCGATGGCCGTGATGCTGGTCCACCGCTACCTGGCCGAATCATGA